In Acipenser ruthenus chromosome 6, fAciRut3.2 maternal haplotype, whole genome shotgun sequence, the following proteins share a genomic window:
- the LOC117410599 gene encoding nucleolar protein 10-like gives MQVSSVNDVKIYNLSCGKSLPEWLSDRKKRALQKKDVDIQRRIELIQDFDMPTVSTAIKVSKDGQYILAAGTYKPRVRCYDTYQLSLKFERCLDSDVVTFDILSDDYSKLVFLHCNRYVEFHSQHGHYYKTRIPKFGRDFSYHYPSCDLYFVGASSEVYRLNLEQGKFLNSLQTDAVENNVCDINPVHYLFATGTAEGKVECWDPRTRGRVGLLDCALSSVTEDTEVEGLPSVSALKFNGALHMAVGTSTGQILMYDLRSNRPLLVKDHHYGLPIKSIQFQDQLDLVLSADSKIIKMWNKDTGKIFSTLEPEHDINDVCLYPNSGMLFTANEDPKMNTFYIPALGPAPRWCSFLDNLTEELEENPETTVYDDYKFVTRKDLDSLGLAHLIGSPLLRAYMHGFFMDIRLYHKVKTMANPFAYDEYRKDKIRQKIEETRAQRVQIKKLPKVNKQLAIKLIEEEEEADQQTLKKKKGKNLPNILSDDRFKVMFENPDYQVDEASEEFRLLNPIVSKVNEKRKKKLRKLECELALEKKEEEEPEGKPSDAESSESSDDDKGWVEEVRKQRKLMYFEERAKRQERKEKAREDRRTSLEPKFFEIKAGEEFRSFKDAARKQKLQKTTLEDRLKFEEKSGTLNVSDATVGSKQLTFKLKKTEQQQKQQEAEWQHHQERKKLRRAAGHLQSKPARGRGGSMGRGGRGSSRGRGRRPF, from the exons ATGCAGGTCTCCAGTGTAAACGATGTAAAGATCTATAACCTGAGCTGTGGGAAGTCGCTACCAGAG TGGCTCTCAGATCGGAAGAAAAGAGCGCTTCAGAAAAAGGATGTTG ATATACAGAGGAGAATTGAGCTCATCCAGGACTTTGACATGCCAACAGTCAGCACGGCGATTAAGGTGTCAAAAGATGGGCAGTATATCTTGGCAGCTG GCACATACAAACCTCGGGTTCGCTGTTATGATACTTACCAGTTATCTTTGAAGTTTGAAAGGTGTCTCGACTCGGATG TTGTAACTTTTGATATCTTATCAGACGATTACTCAAAG CTGGTTTTCCTGCACTGCAACCGCTATGTAGAATTTCATTCACAGCACGGCCACTATTACAAAACACGAATACCAAAGTTTGGTAGAGACTTTTCATATCACTATCCATCATGTGATTTGTACTTTGTTGGAGCAAG TTCGGAAGTGTACAGACTTAATCTGGAACAAGGAAAATTTCTGAATTCCTTACAAACAGATGCTGT gGAGAACAATGTGTGTGACATTAACCCTGTCCATTACCTGTTTGCTACTGGCACAGCAgag GGTAAAGTGGAGTGCTGGGATCCAAGGACTAGAGGTCGTGTTGGCTTACTGGACTGTGCTTTAAGCAGCGTGACAGAAGATACAGA GGTGGAAGGTTTACCATCGGTGTCTGCTTTGAAATTCAATGGGGCTTTGCACATGGCAGTCGGAACAAGCACTGGCCAG ATTTTGATGTATGATCTCCGTTCTAATCGTCCGCTGCTTGTCAAGGATCACCATTATGGGCTTCCCATCAAATCCATTCAGTTCCAGGATCAATTAGATTTGGTTTTATCAGCAGATTCCAAGATCATAAAGATGTGGAATAAAGATACG GGAAAAATATTTTCAACGCTTGAGCCAGAACATGATATAAACGACGTCTGTCTCTATCCCAATTCAG GAATGTTGTTTACAGCTAATGAAGATCCTAAAATGAATACTTTTTACATTCCT gCCTTGGGTCCTGCTCCACGCTGGTGCTCTTTCTTAGACAACCTCACAGAGGAGCTGGAGGAGAACCCTGAGACCACTGTGTATGACGACTACAAGTTTGTCACCCGAAAGGACTTGGACAGCTTGG GACTTGCACATCTAATTGGTTCCCCGTTGCTCCGGGCCTACATGCATGGATTCTTCATGGATATCCGATTGTATCACAAG GTCAAGACCATGGCAAACCCATTTGCCTATGATGAATACCGCAAAGATAAGATCAGGCAGAAGATAGAAGAAACAAGGGCTCAGAGAGTCCAGATAAAG AAATTGCCAAAGGTCAACAAACAGTTGGCTATAAAACtgattgaagaagaagaagaggcaGACCAGCAGACATTgaagaaaaagaagggaaag AATCTGCCGAACATCCTGAGCGACGATCGGTTCAAAGTGATGTTTGAGAACCCGGATTACCAGGTGGACGAGGCTAGCGAGGAGTTCAGACTCCTGAACCCCATTGTATCCAAGGTGAatgagaagaggaagaagaagctGCGGAAGCTGGAGTGTGAATTAGCACTTGAGAAG AAAGAAGAGGAAGAGCCGGAGGGCAAGCCCAGCGATGCGGAGAGCTCCGAGAGCTCAGACGATGACAAGGGCTGGGTGGAGGAGGTGAGGAAGCAGCGCAAGCTCATGTACTTCGAGGAGCGGGCCAAGCggcaggagaggaaggagaaAGCCCGCGAGGATCGGCGCACCTCCCTGGAGCCCAAGTTCTTTGAGATCAAAGCAGGAGAGGAGTTTAGGAGCTTCAAAGATGCAGCCAGAAAACAGAAGCTACAGAA GACAACACTTGAAGATCGGCTAAAGTTTGAAGAGAAATCGGGAACTCTGAATGTGTCAGACGCCACAGTGGGCAGCAAGCAGCTGACATTTAAATTGAAGAAG ACTGAGCAGCAGCAAAAGCAACAGGAAGCAGAGTGGCAGCACCATCAAGAACGGAAAAAACTGAGACGGGCTGCGGGGCATCTCCAAAGCAAACCTGCCAGGGGGCGGGGTGGCAGCATGGGCAGGGGGGGCAGAGGGAGCAGTAGGGGCAGGGGGAGAAGACCCTTTTAA